In a single window of the Anaerocolumna cellulosilytica genome:
- the cbiD gene encoding cobalt-precorrin-5B (C(1))-methyltransferase CbiD — MPPFAAEGEAVIFEQYIFKENKKLRCGYTTGSCATAAAKAAALTLLTGREAAEVTIDTPKGIRLTLEVKELTRTEEEVTCAIKKDAGDDVDVTHGILIFATVRKVRQGILIDGGTGVGRVTKQGLDQPVGAAAINRVPRQMIEHEVLKVCDEADYEGGLEVIISIPKGEALAKKTFNPRLGITGGISILGTSGIVEPMSEAALVETIRAEMRMLSLAGKKYLAATPGNYGEAYAGSTLKLQGEYTVKCSNFIGETIDMAYECELEGLLLVGHIGKFVKLAGGVMNTHSKFADCRLELLCTCCLLAGGAQELLEQILACVTTDEALDSIKNAGILTKTMDILMEKIEYHIKHRAYEGLKIGAVVFSNTHGFLGQTKEASYLIERLK, encoded by the coding sequence TTAAAGAAAATAAAAAATTAAGATGCGGTTATACAACCGGTTCCTGTGCAACAGCCGCCGCTAAAGCGGCCGCCCTAACGTTACTGACCGGGCGGGAGGCTGCTGAGGTTACCATTGACACACCAAAAGGAATCCGTTTGACTCTTGAAGTTAAAGAGTTAACAAGAACGGAGGAGGAAGTTACCTGTGCCATTAAGAAGGATGCGGGCGATGATGTAGATGTTACACATGGTATACTGATTTTTGCAACAGTAAGGAAAGTCAGGCAGGGAATCTTAATAGATGGCGGTACAGGAGTAGGCAGAGTTACAAAGCAAGGACTTGATCAGCCGGTTGGTGCGGCCGCTATAAACCGTGTTCCAAGACAGATGATAGAACATGAAGTTTTGAAAGTATGTGACGAAGCAGATTATGAGGGAGGACTTGAAGTAATTATTTCTATACCAAAGGGAGAAGCCCTTGCCAAAAAGACTTTTAACCCAAGACTGGGCATTACAGGCGGTATATCCATCTTAGGTACAAGTGGTATTGTTGAACCAATGAGTGAAGCAGCTCTGGTTGAAACCATACGGGCAGAAATGAGGATGCTTTCCTTAGCAGGTAAGAAATATCTGGCTGCCACACCGGGAAATTATGGGGAAGCCTATGCAGGAAGTACTCTTAAGCTTCAGGGGGAGTATACGGTAAAGTGCAGTAATTTTATTGGAGAAACCATAGATATGGCGTATGAATGTGAATTAGAAGGACTGCTGTTAGTAGGACATATCGGCAAATTTGTAAAGTTAGCCGGAGGTGTAATGAATACCCATTCCAAATTTGCTGACTGCCGTTTGGAACTTCTATGTACCTGTTGCTTGCTGGCCGGTGGTGCACAGGAACTGCTGGAACAGATACTAGCTTGCGTAACAACAGATGAAGCCCTAGATAGTATAAAGAATGCGGGTATACTCACGAAAACCATGGATATTTTAATGGAAAAGATAGAATACCATATCAAACACCGAGCATATGAAGGCCTAAAAATTGGTGCGGTTGTATTCTCCAATACGCACGGTTTTTTAGGGCAGACCAAAGAAGCATCATATTTAATAGAGAGATTAAAATAA
- the cobM gene encoding precorrin-4 C(11)-methyltransferase has protein sequence MVHFVGAGCGAVDLITVRGQRLLEQADVVIYAGSLVNPQLLEYTKAGCQIYNSAVMALPEILKVMIDMEKQGKQVVRLHTGDPSIYGAIREQMDALKEAGVEYEVCPGVSSLFGAAAALKAEYTLPEVSQTVIITRMAGRTGVPEKEQISLLASHQATMVIFLSTGLLDSLKEELLSGGYKENTPCAIVYKATWPEEVVVRGILKELPELAMKNNITKTALIVVGEFLGKDYELSKLYDPAFETEFRKASTKEV, from the coding sequence ATGGTACATTTTGTAGGCGCCGGATGCGGTGCGGTGGATTTAATTACCGTTAGAGGACAAAGATTGTTAGAGCAGGCAGATGTGGTTATATATGCCGGTTCTCTTGTAAATCCTCAATTACTGGAATACACAAAAGCAGGTTGTCAGATATATAATAGTGCGGTTATGGCATTACCGGAAATACTAAAAGTCATGATTGATATGGAGAAGCAGGGAAAACAGGTGGTACGTTTGCATACTGGAGATCCCAGCATATATGGAGCCATTAGAGAGCAAATGGATGCGCTTAAGGAAGCAGGAGTGGAGTATGAGGTATGCCCCGGAGTCAGCAGTCTGTTTGGAGCTGCTGCTGCCCTTAAGGCAGAATATACCCTGCCGGAGGTATCTCAGACCGTTATTATTACAAGAATGGCAGGAAGAACAGGAGTACCTGAAAAAGAACAGATATCTTTGTTAGCAAGTCATCAGGCTACGATGGTTATATTTTTAAGTACCGGTCTGTTAGATTCTTTAAAAGAGGAATTGCTATCAGGAGGATATAAAGAAAATACTCCCTGTGCCATTGTATATAAGGCCACCTGGCCAGAGGAAGTTGTAGTGCGGGGAATCCTTAAAGAGTTACCGGAGCTTGCCATGAAAAATAACATTACCAAAACTGCTTTAATTGTTGTAGGGGAGTTTCTTGGCAAGGACTATGAACTTTCTAAGTTATATGACCCTGCCTTTGAAACGGAGTTTCGCAAAGCAAGTACAAAAGAGGTATAG
- the cobJ gene encoding precorrin-3B C(17)-methyltransferase, translating to MKLYIVGFGAGDYEYMTIQAKTALEESQVIAGYTTYIDLVKDYFYDKEFYSTPMKKEEERCRWAIEEALKGKTVSLVCSGDSGVYGLASLVLELAEEYPPFEIEIVPGVTAALSGGAVLGAPLSHDFAVISLSDLLTPWDKIESRLRHSAMADLVISLYNPSSKKRSDYLKRACSILLEYLREDTVCGYVKNIGREGEEAVLTTLNQLKDMTVDMFTTVFIGNSDTREINGKMVTPRGYRIQREESR from the coding sequence ATGAAATTGTACATAGTAGGTTTTGGTGCAGGCGATTACGAATACATGACGATTCAAGCAAAAACAGCACTTGAGGAAAGTCAGGTGATTGCAGGCTATACAACTTATATAGATTTAGTAAAAGATTATTTTTATGATAAAGAATTCTACAGCACACCAATGAAGAAAGAAGAGGAGCGTTGCAGATGGGCGATAGAAGAAGCATTAAAGGGAAAAACGGTTTCTCTGGTTTGCAGTGGGGATAGTGGTGTATATGGTCTTGCCAGTCTGGTTCTAGAGCTGGCAGAGGAGTATCCCCCCTTTGAAATTGAGATAGTGCCGGGGGTTACGGCAGCATTAAGTGGGGGAGCAGTGCTTGGAGCACCTTTAAGTCATGATTTTGCAGTTATTAGCTTGAGTGATCTTTTGACACCCTGGGATAAAATTGAGAGTCGTCTAAGGCATAGTGCGATGGCTGATTTAGTCATCAGTCTTTATAATCCTTCCAGTAAGAAACGCAGTGACTATTTAAAAAGGGCCTGTAGTATTCTTTTAGAATATCTAAGAGAAGATACGGTATGCGGCTATGTAAAAAATATCGGCAGGGAAGGTGAAGAGGCAGTTCTTACTACCTTGAATCAATTAAAAGACATGACGGTTGACATGTTTACAACCGTATTCATCGGTAACTCAGACACAAGAGAGATAAATGGTAAGATGGTAACACCAAGAGGTTATAGAATCCAGAGAGAGGAGAGTCGTTAA
- a CDS encoding cobyrinate a,c-diamide synthase — translation MQQRKINRIMFAGTKSGSGKTTITCGILQCLIDNGLSVSSFKSGPDYIDPMFHSKVLGTKSGNLDGYFTESEVLKEILYRNSVDTDISVLEGVMGYYDGIGFTDMASSYALAAQTNTPVILIVDAKGMGCSIGAVLKGFLEFRKDSFIKGVIFNRLPASLYLQAKQMAEAEGIKCFGYVPSLKNMELKSRHLGLVTAQEIKDLQDFIKGLAEELKKTLDIDGIITLAGQAESIESIDLEEDGSVVSRIPKIKIAVAMDKAFCFYYKENFQLLEELGCELIYFSPINDKKLPEHVSGLLLGGGYPEIYAKALSENTSMLKEIKEKLSAGLPAIAECGGFMYLHESLKDIEEKEYPMVGFLSGTSFMTGRLQRFGYIEMKAKKDNLLTASGESIKAHEFHYGDSDNCGTDFHALKANKSAEWDCVHATDSLYTGFPHIYFYAHKNMAKRFVEKCYGYLKSDNK, via the coding sequence GTGCAGCAAAGAAAAATAAACCGCATTATGTTTGCCGGAACCAAAAGCGGCAGCGGAAAAACTACCATAACCTGCGGTATACTGCAGTGTCTCATAGACAATGGCTTAAGCGTAAGTTCCTTTAAATCTGGACCCGATTATATTGACCCAATGTTTCATAGCAAAGTACTTGGTACAAAATCCGGCAACCTGGATGGGTATTTCACAGAGAGTGAAGTTCTGAAAGAAATTTTATATAGAAATTCTGTTGATACGGATATCAGTGTATTAGAAGGTGTTATGGGTTATTATGACGGTATTGGTTTTACAGATATGGCAAGCAGTTATGCACTGGCAGCGCAAACGAACACCCCGGTTATATTAATTGTGGATGCTAAGGGTATGGGCTGCTCCATAGGCGCTGTATTAAAGGGGTTCTTAGAGTTTAGAAAAGATAGCTTTATAAAAGGCGTTATTTTTAACCGCCTGCCTGCCAGTCTTTATTTACAGGCGAAGCAAATGGCAGAGGCTGAGGGGATTAAATGTTTTGGATATGTACCTTCCTTAAAGAATATGGAGTTAAAAAGCAGACATTTAGGGCTGGTAACTGCTCAGGAAATTAAAGACTTACAAGATTTTATAAAAGGACTGGCAGAAGAGCTAAAAAAAACCTTGGATATAGACGGGATTATAACGCTGGCAGGACAAGCTGAATCCATTGAGAGTATAGATTTAGAAGAAGATGGTTCGGTCGTAAGTAGAATTCCTAAGATTAAAATAGCAGTGGCGATGGATAAAGCTTTCTGCTTTTATTATAAGGAGAATTTCCAGTTGCTAGAGGAACTTGGTTGCGAATTGATATATTTTAGTCCTATTAACGATAAAAAACTGCCAGAGCATGTGAGTGGTCTTTTATTAGGAGGGGGGTACCCAGAGATTTACGCTAAAGCATTGTCAGAAAATACATCCATGCTTAAGGAGATAAAGGAAAAGCTGTCTGCTGGGCTTCCTGCCATTGCAGAATGCGGTGGCTTTATGTATTTGCATGAGAGCCTTAAGGATATTGAAGAAAAGGAGTATCCCATGGTTGGTTTTTTGTCCGGAACTTCTTTTATGACAGGACGTTTGCAAAGGTTTGGGTATATTGAAATGAAAGCAAAAAAGGATAATCTGCTAACTGCTTCGGGAGAAAGTATAAAAGCACATGAATTTCACTATGGGGATAGTGATAATTGCGGGACGGATTTTCATGCCTTAAAAGCAAATAAATCCGCAGAATGGGATTGTGTACATGCAACAGACAGTTTATATACCGGTTTTCCCCATATTTATTTTTATGCCCATAAAAACATGGCAAAGCGATTTGTTGAAAAATGCTATGGTTATTTGAAGTCAGATAATAAGTAA
- the cbiE gene encoding precorrin-6y C5,15-methyltransferase (decarboxylating) subunit CbiE, with the protein MKQVTLIGIGMGNTDTLTLEGKRSIEEAEVLIGAKRMVESAYSSGKACFITKNNEQTLQYIKETSYHKYAILLSGDTGFYSGTNRLLPLLLEYEVKVLPGISSVSYFAAKLGMSWENAYILSLHGRKGNVTAAVREHEKTFLLTDGNLDKICLELTQAGLGEATIYIGECLSYPEEKLTKAQVKDLTHQSFASISVAFIINFSYQKEVRIGIPEEEFIRGQVPMTKSEIRAISISKLQIAKDSVVYDIGAGTGSVSVEMALLATKGKVYAVEQKEEAVDLIHQNKEKFGLTNLTVIHGLAPEVMEELEVPDMAFIGGSSGNLREIVKCLIEKNSSIRLVINAIALETLTEAVQVCTAFKLDQVEIVQASIAKARELGSYHLLMGQNPVFIISGRGAGPCSKEK; encoded by the coding sequence ATGAAACAGGTTACATTAATTGGAATCGGCATGGGAAATACAGACACTCTAACCTTGGAGGGGAAGCGTTCTATCGAAGAAGCTGAGGTATTGATTGGTGCTAAAAGGATGGTGGAATCCGCCTATAGCAGTGGCAAAGCCTGCTTCATAACAAAAAACAATGAGCAGACACTGCAATATATTAAAGAAACTAGCTATCATAAATATGCCATATTGCTTTCAGGAGATACTGGTTTTTACAGCGGAACAAACCGGCTGTTACCTTTGCTTTTAGAGTATGAAGTCAAGGTATTACCGGGTATTTCTTCTGTTTCTTATTTTGCTGCAAAGCTTGGGATGTCCTGGGAGAACGCTTATATTTTAAGCCTTCACGGAAGGAAAGGAAATGTGACAGCAGCCGTAAGAGAGCATGAGAAGACCTTTCTTCTTACCGATGGAAACCTAGATAAGATATGCTTGGAACTTACACAGGCAGGGCTGGGTGAAGCAACGATTTATATAGGGGAGTGTCTTTCCTATCCGGAGGAAAAATTAACAAAAGCACAGGTGAAAGACTTGACGCACCAATCATTTGCGTCTATAAGTGTGGCTTTTATTATAAATTTTTCTTATCAAAAAGAAGTCAGGATTGGAATCCCGGAAGAGGAATTTATAAGAGGTCAAGTACCTATGACCAAAAGTGAGATACGTGCCATCTCAATTAGTAAGCTGCAAATCGCTAAAGATTCTGTGGTTTATGATATAGGAGCAGGTACCGGCTCGGTTTCGGTGGAAATGGCTTTACTGGCAACAAAAGGAAAAGTCTATGCTGTTGAGCAGAAAGAAGAAGCAGTGGATTTAATTCATCAGAATAAAGAGAAGTTCGGTTTAACAAATCTTACTGTCATTCACGGTCTTGCACCGGAAGTAATGGAGGAACTAGAAGTACCGGATATGGCTTTTATTGGCGGCAGTAGCGGCAATTTAAGGGAGATAGTCAAGTGCCTTATAGAAAAAAACAGCAGCATACGTCTTGTAATAAATGCCATTGCATTAGAAACACTAACAGAAGCTGTACAAGTTTGCACTGCGTTTAAATTAGACCAGGTAGAAATTGTACAGGCATCCATAGCAAAAGCCAGAGAACTGGGCAGCTATCATTTATTAATGGGGCAAAATCCAGTATTTATCATAAGTGGAAGGGGAGCTGGACCGTGCAGCAAAGAAAAATAA
- a CDS encoding cobalt-precorrin 5A hydrolase — MKQIAVISFTKKGAELNKKLCRGLILSDTVLLGFSMEKYMDEKEEKTLDSFTSIHKLMEELMKPPAEFECLSGLVFIGACGIAVRAIAPYIQNKAKDPAVAVVDEGGNYVISLLSGHLGGANELTKQVAAYIGAVPVITTATDTRKVFAVDSFAVKQALYITDTAKIKVISGALLNDEKIGIYSEYPVSGQLPAGLGHENQSKGICISATEGLQPFHFTMHLLPKNLIVGMGCKKGVEPEIMYNRLQKIFSEKGLRMERICKLCSVDIKKEEPGLLKLADKLGVDFQTYTVKELQQVSGSFTASAFVENTIGVDNVCERSAALGSGYGKQLIAKVSGEGMTLSVYEKEYQINF; from the coding sequence GTGAAGCAGATAGCAGTTATTTCCTTTACGAAAAAAGGTGCAGAATTAAATAAAAAACTATGCAGGGGCTTAATCCTGTCAGATACAGTACTCCTTGGATTTAGTATGGAAAAGTACATGGATGAGAAAGAAGAGAAGACGCTAGATTCTTTTACCAGTATACATAAGCTTATGGAGGAACTGATGAAGCCGCCAGCGGAATTCGAATGTCTATCTGGTCTTGTTTTCATAGGAGCTTGTGGAATTGCTGTACGTGCTATTGCCCCCTACATACAAAATAAAGCAAAAGATCCTGCGGTGGCAGTAGTGGATGAAGGCGGGAATTATGTCATATCACTGTTATCCGGTCATCTGGGAGGAGCCAATGAGCTTACCAAACAGGTTGCTGCCTATATAGGAGCTGTGCCGGTTATTACTACAGCTACAGACACCCGTAAAGTATTTGCGGTAGATAGTTTTGCAGTGAAACAGGCGCTTTATATAACAGACACTGCTAAAATAAAAGTGATATCCGGTGCTTTACTTAATGATGAAAAGATAGGAATATATAGTGAATATCCAGTATCAGGACAGCTTCCGGCAGGGCTAGGCCATGAAAATCAGAGCAAAGGTATCTGCATCTCAGCTACGGAAGGGTTGCAGCCGTTCCACTTCACCATGCATTTACTGCCGAAAAATCTGATAGTGGGAATGGGATGCAAAAAAGGTGTGGAGCCGGAAATCATGTATAACAGATTACAAAAGATTTTTTCTGAGAAGGGTTTGAGGATGGAACGAATTTGTAAACTGTGCTCCGTCGATATTAAGAAAGAAGAGCCGGGACTTCTTAAACTGGCAGATAAGTTAGGTGTTGACTTTCAAACGTATACCGTCAAGGAGTTACAGCAGGTATCCGGCAGCTTTACAGCGTCGGCCTTTGTAGAAAATACGATAGGAGTTGATAATGTCTGTGAGAGAAGTGCAGCTCTTGGAAGCGGTTATGGAAAACAACTTATAGCAAAGGTGAGCGGAGAAGGAATGACGCTATCTGTTTATGAGAAAGAATATCAGATTAACTTTTAA
- the cobK gene encoding precorrin-6A reductase: MGKILIFAGTTEGRLLWEECDKRAIPITASVATDYGETMLPLSKYSDIVTGRLTCEEMKNFIEEGNYTLVLDATHPYASFVTENLKKASQETKAKYVRIIREAVQTLEGIFVDSVQEAAEYLNHHPGNALLTTGSKELKEYTKVTDYTTRLTARVLPDAEVVRQCTSLGFQGKHLICMQGPFSAEMNYLMLKETSSDYLVTKEAGTYGGFSEKLEGAKRAGAKLLIIRRPGAETGVTLFEAMELVQEHHNTSES; encoded by the coding sequence ATGGGAAAAATACTCATATTTGCAGGAACTACAGAAGGAAGACTATTATGGGAAGAATGCGATAAACGTGCCATTCCGATAACGGCTTCTGTGGCAACAGATTATGGGGAAACAATGCTTCCATTAAGTAAGTATTCAGATATTGTTACCGGACGCTTAACCTGTGAAGAGATGAAGAATTTTATAGAAGAGGGCAATTATACGTTAGTTCTTGATGCTACGCATCCATATGCCTCTTTCGTCACCGAGAACCTAAAAAAGGCTTCTCAGGAGACGAAAGCGAAGTATGTACGTATTATAAGGGAGGCTGTACAGACCTTAGAGGGGATATTTGTTGATTCGGTACAGGAAGCGGCGGAGTATTTAAACCATCACCCCGGTAATGCCTTGCTTACGACTGGAAGCAAAGAATTAAAAGAATATACCAAGGTCACAGATTATACAACACGACTGACAGCAAGGGTACTGCCGGATGCAGAAGTTGTGAGACAGTGTACCTCTTTGGGTTTTCAGGGAAAACATTTAATCTGTATGCAGGGACCTTTTTCTGCGGAAATGAATTATCTTATGCTTAAGGAGACTTCCTCTGACTATCTTGTTACTAAGGAGGCTGGAACCTATGGAGGATTTTCTGAAAAATTGGAAGGTGCAAAAAGGGCAGGCGCAAAGCTTCTCATTATCAGACGTCCGGGTGCAGAAACAGGAGTCACGCTTTTTGAAGCAATGGAGTTGGTTCAAGAACACCATAATACTTCCGAATCCTAA